The proteins below come from a single Mycolicibacterium sp. TY81 genomic window:
- a CDS encoding response regulator — protein sequence MTRVLVIDDEPQILRALRINLSVRGYDVSVAATGAEALKSAAEHKPDVVILDLGLPDMSGIDVLAGLRGWLTAPVIVLSARTDSMDKVEALDAGADDYVTKPFGMDEFLARLRAAVRRGAAASETDEPVVETSSFTVDLAAKRVTRSGTEVHLTPTEWGMLEMLVRNRGKLVGREELLKEVWGPAYAKETHYLRVYLAQLRRKLEVDPSHPKHLLTEAGMGYRFQE from the coding sequence GTGACACGGGTTCTGGTCATCGACGACGAACCGCAGATTCTGCGCGCCCTGCGCATCAACCTGTCGGTGCGCGGCTACGACGTGTCTGTCGCGGCCACTGGCGCCGAGGCGCTGAAGTCGGCCGCCGAACACAAGCCCGACGTGGTGATCCTGGACCTCGGCCTGCCCGACATGTCCGGCATCGACGTGCTGGCCGGGCTGCGCGGCTGGCTCACCGCGCCCGTCATCGTGTTGTCCGCGCGCACCGACTCCATGGACAAGGTCGAGGCCCTCGACGCCGGCGCCGACGACTACGTCACCAAGCCGTTCGGCATGGACGAGTTCCTGGCCCGGCTGCGCGCCGCGGTACGCCGTGGCGCGGCCGCGTCCGAGACCGATGAACCCGTCGTAGAGACCTCCTCATTCACGGTCGATCTGGCGGCCAAGCGGGTCACGCGCAGCGGCACCGAGGTGCACCTGACGCCCACCGAGTGGGGCATGTTGGAGATGCTGGTGCGCAACCGCGGCAAGCTCGTGGGCCGCGAGGAGCTGCTCAAAGAGGTGTGGGGTCCGGCCTATGCCAAGGAGACCCACTATCTACGGGTGTATCTCGCGCAACTGCGCCGCAAGCTCGAGGTCGACCCGTCACACCCCAAACACCTGCTGACCGAGGCCGGGATGGGGTACCGCTTCCAGGAGTAG
- a CDS encoding DUF501 domain-containing protein encodes MVDAADLEAVAAQLGREPRGVLEIAYRCPNGEPGVVKTAPRLPDGTPFPTLYYLTHPALTAAASRLESSGLMRDMTERLQASEELAAAYRRAHESFLAERDAIESLGTTFSGGGMPDRVKCLHVVMAHSLAKGPGLNPFGDEALALLAVEPAMAGILDPKVWV; translated from the coding sequence GTGGTTGACGCTGCTGATCTCGAAGCCGTTGCGGCCCAATTGGGGCGGGAACCGCGTGGCGTCCTGGAGATCGCCTACCGCTGCCCCAACGGCGAGCCCGGCGTGGTCAAGACCGCGCCGCGACTGCCCGACGGAACCCCTTTTCCCACTTTGTATTACCTGACGCACCCGGCGCTGACCGCGGCCGCCAGCCGACTGGAGTCGTCGGGCCTGATGCGGGACATGACCGAACGCCTGCAGGCTTCCGAAGAGCTGGCGGCGGCGTATCGGCGCGCGCACGAGTCGTTCCTGGCCGAGCGGGACGCCATCGAGTCGCTGGGCACGACCTTCTCCGGCGGCGGCATGCCCGACCGGGTCAAGTGCCTGCACGTGGTGATGGCACATTCGCTCGCAAAAGGACCGGGTCTCAACCCCTTTGGCGATGAGGCGTTGGCGTTGTTGGCGGTCGAACCGGCGATGGCCGGGATTCTGGATCCGAAGGTGTGGGTGTGA
- a CDS encoding septum formation initiator family protein translates to MADPKRRTPASRPAKPGEAKRGRAGAGTSAAKAGNRPKAEPRRVPDNLPVPVTEPIRQAYAESVEHHAEQRLGSAARRAAILAVVVCVLTLTIAGPVRTFFAQRTEMQQLATAESQLRSQIANLEQQKVKLADPVYIAAQARERLGFVMPGDIPYQVQLPPGAVTTPVAPAPSPTAKSNQPWYTALWHTIADQPHGLTPAPAVVPPGPDGVTPDPDVPPTDLPAPQAPPGG, encoded by the coding sequence ATGGCCGATCCCAAACGGCGTACCCCCGCCTCTCGCCCCGCCAAACCCGGCGAGGCGAAGCGGGGGCGTGCCGGGGCCGGCACGTCGGCGGCCAAGGCGGGTAACCGGCCCAAGGCCGAGCCACGGCGCGTCCCGGACAACCTGCCGGTTCCGGTCACCGAGCCCATCCGGCAGGCCTATGCGGAGTCGGTCGAGCACCATGCCGAGCAGCGGCTGGGGTCGGCGGCGCGGCGCGCGGCGATCCTCGCCGTCGTGGTGTGCGTGCTGACCCTGACCATCGCCGGGCCGGTCCGCACCTTCTTCGCGCAGCGCACGGAGATGCAGCAGCTGGCCACCGCCGAGTCCCAATTACGTTCGCAGATAGCCAATTTGGAGCAACAGAAGGTGAAGCTGGCCGACCCGGTGTACATCGCCGCGCAGGCCCGTGAGCGGTTGGGCTTCGTGATGCCAGGCGATATCCCGTATCAGGTGCAACTGCCTCCCGGCGCCGTCACGACACCGGTCGCACCCGCGCCGTCGCCCACCGCGAAGAGCAACCAGCCCTGGTACACCGCGCTGTGGCACACCATCGCCGATCAGCCGCACGGGCTGACGCCGGCTCCGGCCGTCGTCCCGCCCGGCCCGGACGGCGTCACCCCGGACCCTGACGTGCCCCCGACCGATCTGCCCGCACCCCAGGCGCCGCCCGGTGGTTGA
- a CDS encoding cutinase family protein, with protein MSAIRNAAGKVALTAVAAFTIIAGAIAGPVATANAADDSCANVEVVFARGTFEAPGVGATGQAFVDALNARMPGRNIDAYGVNYPASLDFGAAADGVADATNRIESIAASCPATKIVIGGYSQGAAVAGYSTMSSVPAGFALPAGISGPMPASVASHVAAVVLFGTPSPFVLSVADRSAPAINIGGAYAGKTIQLCAPGDPICGGGMDRSAHSAYKFNGMANQAADFVARQLGAPAAPAAPMVQTSDDSAN; from the coding sequence ATGAGCGCCATTCGTAACGCGGCCGGCAAGGTGGCATTGACCGCCGTGGCCGCTTTCACGATCATCGCCGGCGCCATCGCCGGCCCGGTCGCGACCGCCAACGCCGCTGACGACTCCTGTGCGAACGTCGAGGTCGTCTTCGCCCGCGGTACCTTCGAAGCCCCCGGCGTCGGAGCCACCGGCCAAGCCTTCGTCGACGCACTGAACGCCCGGATGCCCGGTCGCAACATCGACGCCTACGGCGTGAACTACCCGGCCTCCCTGGACTTCGGTGCCGCCGCTGACGGCGTCGCCGACGCCACCAACCGCATCGAGTCCATCGCCGCCTCGTGCCCCGCCACCAAGATCGTCATCGGCGGCTACTCGCAGGGCGCGGCCGTCGCCGGCTACAGCACCATGAGCAGCGTTCCCGCCGGATTCGCGTTGCCCGCCGGCATCTCCGGCCCGATGCCCGCGTCGGTCGCCTCGCACGTCGCCGCTGTCGTCCTGTTCGGCACCCCGAGCCCGTTCGTGCTGAGCGTCGCCGACCGCAGTGCGCCCGCCATCAACATCGGCGGCGCCTACGCCGGCAAGACCATCCAGCTGTGCGCCCCCGGCGACCCGATCTGTGGCGGCGGCATGGACCGTTCCGCTCACAGCGCCTACAAGTTCAACGGCATGGCCAACCAGGCTGCGGACTTCGTCGCCCGCCAGCTGGGCGCGCCTGCCGCTCCCGCCGCCCCGATGGTCCAGACGTCGGACGACTCAGCCAACTGA
- the efeU gene encoding iron uptake transporter permease EfeU: protein MTTTFAVSTSLVAAGPGVSSQLFGSLLIGLREGLETAIVVTILIAFLVKSDRRDALKWVWLGVAAAIAMTIGVFLTIQLSENTISGLAAEAIAGVASLVAVIIVTTMVLWMRKAAATISGELRSDMARALETGGMAVATLAFLAVGREGVETALFMVGYANASTAWPLAGLVIGLLIAVVVAYGMYAGAVRINLAKFFKYTGAFLVVVAAGILSYAIHALQTVGWLPGLGAKAFDMTGAFNWSSWYGQVIQGVFNISPAPSILQFVCWLAYLVVVLTLFLRPVAAKPAPAATLERSAK, encoded by the coding sequence ATGACCACCACTTTCGCGGTCTCGACATCGCTGGTCGCCGCCGGCCCCGGCGTTTCCTCACAGCTATTTGGCAGCTTGCTGATCGGGCTTCGCGAAGGCCTGGAAACTGCGATCGTCGTCACCATCCTCATCGCCTTCCTCGTGAAATCCGACCGCCGCGACGCCCTCAAGTGGGTCTGGCTCGGCGTCGCCGCAGCCATCGCGATGACCATCGGTGTGTTCCTGACGATCCAGCTCAGCGAGAACACCATCTCCGGCCTGGCCGCCGAGGCCATCGCCGGCGTCGCCTCCCTGGTGGCGGTGATCATCGTGACGACCATGGTGCTGTGGATGCGCAAAGCCGCGGCCACCATCTCCGGCGAGCTGCGCAGCGACATGGCGCGCGCCCTGGAGACCGGCGGCATGGCCGTCGCCACGCTCGCGTTCCTGGCCGTCGGCCGCGAGGGCGTCGAAACGGCGCTGTTCATGGTCGGCTACGCCAACGCGTCCACCGCCTGGCCGCTGGCCGGACTCGTGATCGGACTGCTCATCGCCGTCGTCGTCGCGTACGGCATGTACGCCGGCGCGGTGCGGATCAACCTGGCCAAGTTCTTCAAGTACACCGGCGCGTTCCTCGTCGTCGTCGCCGCGGGCATCCTGTCGTACGCCATCCATGCGCTGCAGACCGTCGGCTGGCTGCCCGGCCTGGGCGCCAAGGCCTTCGACATGACCGGCGCCTTCAACTGGTCGTCGTGGTACGGCCAGGTGATCCAGGGCGTCTTCAACATCAGCCCCGCCCCCTCGATCCTGCAGTTCGTCTGCTGGCTGGCCTACCTCGTGGTCGTCCTGACGCTGTTCCTGCGACCCGTCGCAGCCAAACCCGCCCCTGCTGCCACCCTCGAAAGGTCCGCCAAGTGA
- a CDS encoding lytic transglycosylase domain-containing protein gives MLRARWLQASAVVAATALLMASSCSFQPGYLRGVPPPPGPAVPPINTHVKGRGADQLHDWAEHLAPPLGIPVMALEAYGYAARVAEVENPKCHIAWTTLAGIGMVESHHGTYRGATIAPNGDVTPPIRGVPLDGTMNNLRIPDSDSGSMDSDDAVDRAMGPMQFIPDTWRLYGVDANNTGFASPDNIDDAALSAAGYLCYRGKDLSSPHGWMDALHAYNLSDDYARAVRDWATAYANGHQR, from the coding sequence GTGTTGCGAGCGCGATGGCTGCAGGCGAGCGCTGTTGTCGCCGCGACGGCGCTCCTGATGGCCTCGAGCTGCTCATTTCAGCCCGGCTACCTGCGCGGAGTGCCGCCGCCACCCGGGCCCGCCGTGCCCCCGATCAACACTCATGTGAAGGGTCGGGGCGCGGACCAGCTGCATGACTGGGCCGAGCATCTGGCACCGCCTCTCGGCATTCCGGTCATGGCGCTGGAGGCCTACGGGTACGCCGCGCGCGTGGCCGAGGTCGAGAACCCCAAGTGCCACATCGCGTGGACGACGCTCGCCGGCATCGGCATGGTCGAGAGCCATCACGGCACCTACCGCGGCGCGACCATCGCCCCGAACGGCGACGTCACGCCCCCGATCCGCGGTGTGCCACTCGACGGCACCATGAACAATCTGCGGATTCCGGACTCCGACTCGGGCAGCATGGACAGCGACGACGCCGTCGACCGCGCCATGGGGCCCATGCAGTTCATCCCGGACACCTGGCGGTTGTACGGCGTTGACGCCAACAACACCGGTTTCGCCAGCCCCGACAACATCGACGACGCCGCGCTGTCGGCGGCGGGTTACCTCTGCTACCGCGGCAAGGATCTGTCCAGTCCGCACGGCTGGATGGACGCGCTGCACGCCTACAACCTGTCCGACGACTACGCTCGCGCCGTGCGGGACTGGGCGACGGCGTACGCGAACGGGCACCAGAGATAG
- the efeO gene encoding iron uptake system protein EfeO, with protein sequence MNLAALNVKTGVAASVALLAGLTAVSACSSKTDENKSASGEITVTATDDACKLSATSAKTGPSTFVVTNNGTKVTEFYVYGPGDKVMGEIENVSPGLQRKLIVQLPEAGTYKTACKPGMVGDGIRGDFTVTGDTVKIDDTGKFKDAADFYKKYVVEQTTALVPATEAFAAAVKKGDVAGAKAQYPKARTFYERIEPVAESFPDDLDPRIDLREADVKPGDKWTGFHVLEKQLWVTGLQPDANALADQLVADVKELEAGVKDPKWTIDSTKIAGGAQELLDEIAKTKITGEEDIFSHTDLWDIQANIEGSRTAVGSVDPILDERNPQLGKDVDAAFENVQKLLDKWRQGDGFISYDKVTEPERQELSRAVDALSKEVSEVQGVVAKQ encoded by the coding sequence GTGAATCTCGCTGCCCTGAACGTCAAGACCGGCGTAGCTGCATCGGTAGCCCTGCTCGCCGGCCTGACCGCGGTCTCCGCGTGCTCGTCCAAGACGGACGAGAACAAGTCCGCCTCCGGCGAGATCACCGTGACCGCGACCGATGATGCCTGCAAGCTGTCGGCAACGTCGGCCAAGACGGGCCCGAGCACCTTCGTCGTCACCAACAACGGCACCAAGGTCACCGAGTTCTACGTCTACGGCCCCGGCGACAAGGTCATGGGCGAGATCGAGAACGTCTCCCCCGGCCTGCAGCGCAAGCTGATCGTGCAGCTGCCCGAAGCCGGCACCTACAAGACCGCGTGCAAGCCCGGCATGGTCGGCGACGGCATCCGCGGTGACTTCACCGTCACCGGCGACACCGTCAAGATCGACGACACCGGCAAGTTCAAGGACGCCGCGGACTTCTACAAGAAGTACGTCGTCGAGCAGACCACCGCCCTGGTGCCCGCCACCGAGGCGTTCGCCGCCGCCGTGAAGAAGGGTGACGTCGCCGGCGCCAAGGCGCAGTACCCGAAGGCCCGTACCTTCTACGAGCGCATCGAGCCGGTCGCCGAGTCGTTCCCGGATGACCTGGACCCGCGGATCGACCTGCGCGAAGCCGACGTCAAGCCCGGCGACAAGTGGACCGGCTTCCACGTGCTGGAGAAGCAGCTGTGGGTCACCGGCCTGCAGCCTGACGCCAACGCCCTGGCCGACCAGCTGGTCGCCGACGTCAAGGAGCTCGAGGCCGGCGTCAAGGATCCGAAGTGGACCATCGACTCCACCAAGATCGCCGGTGGCGCGCAGGAACTGCTGGACGAGATCGCCAAGACCAAGATCACCGGCGAAGAAGACATCTTCAGCCACACCGACCTGTGGGACATCCAGGCCAACATCGAGGGCTCGCGCACCGCGGTCGGCTCGGTGGACCCCATCCTCGACGAGCGCAACCCGCAGCTGGGCAAGGACGTCGACGCGGCCTTCGAGAATGTCCAGAAGCTGCTGGACAAGTGGCGCCAGGGCGACGGCTTCATCTCGTACGACAAGGTGACCGAGCCTGAGCGGCAGGAACTTTCGCGCGCCGTCGACGCCTTGAGCAAGGAGGTCAGCGAGGTGCAGGGTGTCGTCGCCAAGCAGTGA
- the efeB gene encoding iron uptake transporter deferrochelatase/peroxidase subunit, giving the protein MTESGGLSRRKLFGAAGVTAAVVGAAATGALAGRSSAAVVDNSLTKPVPFRGTHQAGIVTAAQDRMHFATFDVTTDKKADVVAMLKKWTEMAERMTLGEEAVAHGAIGLNPYAPPADTGEALGLSPSALTLTIGFGPTFFRKDGKDRFGIDGQRPAHLVDLPKFRNETLDPKRCGGDIVVQACANDPQVAVHAIRNLARVGFGTVAVRYSQLGFGRTSSTTVTQSTPRNLFGFKDGTNNLKAEDTAAIDQHVWVGSGDGPAWMTGGAYLISRRIRMLIESWDRTVLAEQERVIGRQKGSGAPNGYTDEFTPLDFESKGADGAPLIDVDSHVRLASPEANNGAQILRRGYNFTDGSDGFGHLDAGLFFIAFVRNPAESFIPMQTKLSDNDALNEYITHTGSGIFACPPGVRDGSSDYWGSTLLG; this is encoded by the coding sequence GTGACCGAGTCCGGTGGGCTCAGCCGGCGCAAGCTCTTCGGCGCTGCCGGGGTGACGGCCGCCGTCGTCGGCGCCGCCGCCACCGGCGCGCTGGCCGGCCGTTCCTCCGCGGCCGTCGTCGACAACAGCCTGACCAAGCCGGTGCCGTTCCGCGGCACCCACCAGGCGGGCATCGTCACCGCCGCGCAGGACCGGATGCACTTCGCCACTTTCGACGTCACGACGGACAAGAAGGCCGACGTCGTCGCGATGCTGAAGAAGTGGACCGAGATGGCCGAGCGCATGACGCTCGGCGAGGAGGCCGTCGCGCACGGGGCCATCGGGCTCAATCCGTACGCCCCGCCGGCCGATACCGGTGAGGCCCTTGGGCTTTCACCCTCTGCGCTGACCCTCACGATCGGCTTCGGCCCGACGTTCTTCCGCAAGGACGGCAAGGACCGGTTCGGCATCGACGGGCAGCGGCCGGCACATCTGGTCGACCTGCCCAAGTTCCGCAACGAGACGCTCGACCCGAAGCGCTGCGGCGGCGACATCGTCGTGCAGGCTTGCGCCAACGACCCGCAGGTCGCGGTGCACGCCATCCGCAACCTGGCCCGCGTCGGTTTCGGCACGGTCGCGGTGCGGTACTCGCAGCTCGGGTTCGGCCGCACGTCGTCGACCACCGTCACACAGTCCACGCCACGAAACCTGTTCGGGTTCAAGGACGGAACGAACAACCTGAAGGCCGAGGACACCGCGGCCATCGACCAGCACGTCTGGGTCGGCTCCGGCGACGGACCGGCCTGGATGACCGGCGGCGCGTATCTGATCAGCCGCCGCATCCGGATGCTCATCGAATCGTGGGACCGCACGGTGCTCGCGGAGCAGGAGCGGGTTATCGGCCGGCAGAAGGGCAGCGGCGCACCCAACGGGTACACCGACGAATTCACCCCGCTCGACTTCGAGAGCAAGGGCGCCGACGGCGCGCCGCTGATCGACGTCGACTCGCATGTGCGCTTGGCCTCGCCCGAAGCCAACAACGGCGCCCAGATTCTGCGCCGCGGCTACAACTTCACCGACGGCTCAGACGGTTTCGGCCACCTGGATGCGGGTCTGTTCTTCATCGCGTTCGTCCGCAACCCGGCCGAATCGTTCATCCCGATGCAGACCAAGTTGTCCGACAACGACGCCCTGAACGAATACATCACGCACACCGGCAGCGGCATCTTCGCCTGCCCGCCGGGTGTGCGTGATGGTTCGTCGGACTACTGGGGATCGACGCTGCTCGGCTGA
- a CDS encoding Ppx/GppA phosphatase family protein, whose amino-acid sequence MGVSSRVAAVDCGTNSIRLLIADVADGRLRDVHREMRIVTLGEGVDATGEFAPAALARTEAALTDYVETMLAHDVTKVRMVATSAARDAGNRDEFFAMTARQLGRVMPGAVAEVITGTEEAALSFRGAVGELDPATGPFVVVDLGGGSTEVVLGGTGAAVADVVASFSANIGCVRLTERCLQTDPPTADEVAAARAMVREKLDEALGVVPIEGARTWVGVAGTFTTVAALALGLPEYDSEVIHLSRIGIPDVVKVCDELIAMPRAQRAELGPMHPGRVPVIGGGSVVVEELAREFGQRAGITELVVSEHDILDGIALSV is encoded by the coding sequence GTGGGTGTGAGTTCGCGGGTTGCGGCGGTCGACTGCGGTACGAACTCGATCCGGCTGCTCATCGCGGACGTGGCCGACGGCCGGTTGCGGGACGTCCACCGCGAGATGCGGATCGTCACCCTCGGTGAAGGTGTCGACGCCACAGGCGAATTCGCGCCTGCCGCGCTGGCCCGGACCGAAGCGGCGCTGACCGACTATGTCGAGACGATGCTGGCGCACGACGTGACCAAGGTGCGGATGGTCGCCACCTCCGCGGCTCGCGACGCCGGGAACCGCGACGAGTTCTTCGCCATGACCGCGCGCCAGCTGGGTCGGGTGATGCCGGGGGCCGTGGCCGAGGTGATCACCGGGACCGAGGAAGCGGCGCTGTCGTTCCGCGGCGCCGTCGGCGAATTGGACCCGGCCACAGGGCCTTTCGTGGTCGTCGACCTGGGTGGCGGCTCGACCGAAGTGGTGCTCGGCGGGACCGGTGCCGCGGTTGCGGATGTGGTCGCGAGCTTCTCGGCCAACATCGGCTGCGTCCGGCTCACCGAGCGCTGCCTGCAGACCGACCCGCCCACCGCCGACGAGGTCGCGGCCGCACGTGCCATGGTGCGGGAGAAGCTGGACGAGGCTCTGGGCGTCGTGCCCATCGAAGGTGCCCGGACGTGGGTCGGTGTGGCCGGCACGTTCACCACGGTTGCCGCGCTGGCCCTGGGGCTACCGGAGTACGACTCCGAGGTGATTCACCTGTCCCGCATCGGAATTCCGGATGTCGTCAAGGTGTGCGATGAACTGATCGCGATGCCGCGGGCGCAACGCGCCGAACTCGGCCCCATGCACCCGGGCCGCGTGCCGGTGATCGGCGGCGGCTCCGTCGTCGTCGAGGAATTGGCCCGCGAATTCGGTCAGCGGGCGGGGATCACGGAATTGGTGGTCAGCGAGCACGACATCCTGGACGGCATCGCGCTGTCGGTCTGA
- the eno gene encoding phosphopyruvate hydratase: protein MPIIEQVGAREILDSRGNPTVEVEVALTDGTFARAAVPSGASTGEHEAVELRDGGARYLGKGVEKAVEAVLDEIAPAVIGQAADDQRIIDQALLDLDGTPDKSRLGANAILGISLAVAKAAADSAGLPLFRYIGGPNAHILPVPMMNILNGGAHADTGVDVQEFMVAPIGAPTFKESLRWGAEVYHSLKSVLKKQGLSTGLGDEGGFAPDVAGTHAALELISTAIDATGLKLGSDVALALDVAATEFYTDGTGYAFEKQTRTAEQMAEFYASLLDAFPLVSIEDPLSEDDWDGWVALTTAIGDRVQLVGDDLFVTNPERLEEGIEKGAANALLVKVNQIGTLTETLDAVALAHAAGYKSMMSHRSGETEDTTIADLAVACSCGQIKTGAPARSERVAKYNQLLRIEETLGDAARYAGDLAFPRFAVEAK from the coding sequence GTGCCAATCATCGAACAGGTCGGAGCCCGCGAGATTCTCGACTCTCGGGGAAATCCGACGGTCGAGGTCGAGGTCGCTCTGACCGATGGAACCTTCGCTCGCGCGGCGGTGCCGTCGGGTGCGTCGACCGGTGAGCACGAGGCTGTCGAGCTGCGCGACGGCGGCGCCCGTTACCTCGGCAAGGGTGTCGAGAAGGCTGTCGAGGCCGTGCTCGACGAGATCGCGCCCGCGGTCATCGGCCAGGCGGCCGACGACCAGCGCATCATCGACCAGGCGTTGCTGGACCTGGACGGCACCCCGGACAAGTCGCGCCTGGGCGCCAACGCCATCCTCGGCATCTCGCTGGCCGTGGCCAAGGCCGCTGCCGACTCCGCCGGCCTGCCGCTGTTCCGCTACATCGGTGGCCCGAACGCCCACATCCTGCCGGTGCCGATGATGAACATCCTCAACGGTGGCGCGCACGCCGACACCGGCGTCGACGTCCAGGAGTTCATGGTCGCCCCCATCGGTGCGCCGACCTTCAAGGAGTCGCTGCGCTGGGGCGCCGAGGTCTACCACTCGCTCAAGTCGGTGCTCAAGAAGCAGGGGCTGTCGACGGGTCTGGGTGACGAGGGCGGTTTCGCTCCCGACGTCGCCGGCACGCACGCCGCGCTCGAACTGATCAGCACCGCCATCGACGCCACCGGCCTCAAGCTGGGCAGTGACGTGGCGCTGGCCCTGGACGTCGCGGCCACCGAGTTCTACACGGACGGAACGGGTTACGCCTTCGAGAAGCAGACCCGCACCGCCGAGCAGATGGCCGAGTTCTACGCCTCACTGCTCGATGCGTTCCCGCTGGTGTCCATCGAAGACCCGCTGTCCGAGGACGACTGGGACGGCTGGGTCGCGCTGACCACCGCCATCGGTGACCGCGTGCAGCTCGTCGGCGACGACCTGTTCGTCACCAACCCGGAGCGTCTGGAAGAGGGCATCGAGAAGGGCGCCGCCAACGCGCTGCTGGTGAAGGTCAACCAGATCGGCACGCTCACCGAGACCTTGGACGCCGTCGCCCTGGCGCACGCCGCCGGCTACAAGTCGATGATGAGCCACCGCAGTGGCGAGACCGAGGACACCACCATCGCCGACCTGGCCGTGGCGTGCAGCTGTGGCCAGATCAAGACCGGTGCCCCGGCCCGCAGCGAGCGCGTCGCCAAGTACAACCAGCTGCTCCGCATCGAGGAGACCCTGGGCGACGCCGCGCGTTACGCCGGCGACCTGGCGTTCCCGCGTTTCGCGGTGGAAGCCAAGTAG